Proteins encoded by one window of Cannabis sativa cultivar Pink pepper isolate KNU-18-1 chromosome 4, ASM2916894v1, whole genome shotgun sequence:
- the LOC115714186 gene encoding glucan endo-1,3-beta-glucosidase 3: protein MAGLILFLLTAISVVAADEDAFIGVNIGNDVSDMPTPTQVVALLKAQNIKHVRLFDADRAMLLALANTGIQVIVSIPNEQLLGIGQSNATAANWVSRNVIAHVPATNITAIAVGSDVLTTLPNAGPILVSALKFIHSALVASNLDRLIKVSTPHASSIILDSFPPSQAFFNRTWDPVMVPLLKFLQSSGSYLMLNVYPYYDYMKSNGVIPLDYALFRPLPPNKEAVDSNTLLHYTNVFDAVVDAAYFAMSYLNITNVPVVVTESGWPSKGDSTEPDATVDNANTYNSNLIRHVLNNTGTPKRPGIAVSTFIYELYNEDLRPGSTSEKNWGLFDADGIPIYILHLTGAGTVLANDTTNQTFCVAKEGSDRKMLQAALDWACGPGKVDCSPMLQGQSCYQPDNVVAHATYAFNAYFQRMAKSPGTCDFKGVATITTTDPSHGSCIFPGSTGKNGTFVNGTSLAPSSNSTTSGCHSQYLDRGSSFTSSVIIGILFLTLVVSL from the exons ATGGCGGGTCTTATTCTGTTTTTGCTTACGGCAATCTCTGTTGTTGCAGCTGATGAAG ATGCTTTCATCGGTGTAAATATCGGTAATGATGTTTCTGATATGCCAACCCCAACTCAAGTGGTGGCACTTTTGAAGGCTCAGAATATTAAACATGTAAGACTTTTCGATGCAGATCGAGCTATGCTTCTTGCACTTGCAAACACAGGCATACAGGTGATTGTATCGATTCCAAATGAGCAGCTTCTCGGGATTGGTCAGTCCAATGCCACTGCTGCCAATTGGGTTTCTCGAAATGTGATTGCTCATGTCCCTGCCACCAACATAACAGCCATAGCTGTTGGATCTGATGTCTTGACGACCCTCCCTAATGCTGGCCCCATTTTAGTTTCTGCGCTAAAATTCATTCACTCTGCTCTTGTTGCCTCTAATCTCGATCGCTTAATAAAAGTATCCACTCCACACGCTTCTTCCATTATTCTCGATTCCTTTCCACCTTCCCAAGCCTTCTTCAATCGAACATGGGACCCCGTCATGGTTCCCTTGCTTAAGTTTTTGCAATCTAGTGGCTCATACCTTATGCTCAATGTCTACCCTTATTACGATTACATGAAATCAAACGGTGTGATTCCCTTGGACTATGCACTATTCCGCCCCCTTCCACCAAACAAAGAAGCTGTGGATTCTAATACACTATTGCATTACACCAATGTCTTCGATGCTGTTGTTGATGCCGCTTATTTTGCAATGTCTTACTTGAACATTACGAATGTTCCTGTTGTAGTGACTGAGTCGGGCTGGCCCTCAAAGGGTGACTCAACAGAGCCTGATGCCACTGTTGATAACGCTAATACTTACAATAGTAACTTAATTAGACATGTACTTAACAACACAGGGACTCCTAAACGTCCCGGGATAGCTGTTAGTACTTTTATATACGAGCTTTACAATGAGGATTTGAGACCAGGTTCAACATCTGAGAAAAACTGGGGGCTCTTTGATGCTGATGGAATACCGATTTATATCTTGCACTTGACGGGAGCTGGGACTGTTCTGGCGAACGACACTACAAATCAAACTTTCTGTGTTGCTAAGGAAGGTTCTGACCGCAAGATGCTACAGGCAGCGTTGGATTGGGCATGTGGACCGGGCAAAGTTGATTGCTCACCTATGTTGCAGGGGCAATCATGTTATCAACCCGACAACGTGGTTGCACATGCAACATACGCTTTCAATGCTTACTTCCAGCGAATGGCAAAGTCTCCTGGAACATGTGATTTTAAAGGAGTGGCAACCATCACTACAACAGACCCGA GCCATGGTTCTTGTATATTTCCCGGAAG TACTGGAAAAAATGGAACCTTTGTAAATGGTACATCACTTGCTCCATCTTCAAATTCCACAACTTCCGGTTGTCATTCACAATATCTCGACCGTGGCAGTTCTTTCACTAGCTCTGTGATCATAGGCATCTTATTTTTAACCTTAGTAGTTTCGTTGTAG